Proteins encoded in a region of the Isosphaeraceae bacterium EP7 genome:
- a CDS encoding peptidylprolyl isomerase, producing MFATAQTRHFRRMAALSLALTSAVGTSHGQVAPKAQAQAQADASKVRVGVKAIPVNPGDAIATINGEPITRQQLADEAVARKGTEILETMIARKLIDQAIKAHKLDVTADEINQEIENTAQRMAGVTREAWLRSLEKERGISPVMYARDVIYPALALRKLATPRVQVTEKEIDSAFDASYGAKVRCRIIMVTKLREAQEIWEQLKKNPAGFEKIAQERSTDSATRSLGGLLAEPISRHAYPLGVSTAVYRQLYDGDPEDKDPAHKPKDGDFTGPVQVEESSWVILQRVSVIDAQPQVRTNPAIRAQLKDVVFEAKLKDAMSNVFMEVMDAAAIENQLTGSTKLAHEGKHAESRVDGDVKLMSNPPAAANSAPKGTAPGTPGRATGKMASPVGLSEADQKRFAVPNKPKATGTIPVPVPAAASAPAKP from the coding sequence ATGTTCGCGACGGCGCAAACTCGACATTTCCGGCGGATGGCCGCCCTCTCCCTGGCCCTGACCTCTGCGGTCGGCACCAGCCATGGCCAGGTCGCGCCCAAGGCGCAAGCCCAGGCCCAGGCCGATGCCTCCAAGGTAAGGGTCGGCGTCAAGGCGATCCCGGTCAACCCGGGCGACGCCATCGCCACGATCAACGGTGAGCCGATCACCCGCCAGCAGCTCGCCGACGAGGCCGTCGCCCGCAAGGGTACCGAGATCCTCGAGACGATGATCGCCCGCAAGCTCATCGACCAGGCGATCAAGGCCCACAAGCTCGACGTCACCGCCGACGAGATCAACCAGGAGATCGAGAACACCGCCCAGCGCATGGCCGGCGTCACTCGCGAAGCCTGGCTCAGGTCGCTTGAGAAAGAACGCGGCATCAGCCCGGTGATGTACGCCCGCGACGTCATCTACCCGGCCCTGGCCCTGCGCAAGCTGGCCACGCCGCGCGTGCAGGTCACCGAGAAGGAAATCGACTCCGCCTTCGACGCCTCCTACGGCGCCAAGGTCCGGTGCCGGATCATCATGGTGACCAAGCTGCGTGAGGCCCAGGAGATCTGGGAGCAGCTCAAGAAGAACCCGGCCGGCTTCGAGAAGATCGCGCAGGAGAGGTCGACCGACTCGGCCACCCGCTCGCTGGGCGGACTGCTCGCCGAGCCGATCTCGCGCCACGCCTATCCCCTGGGCGTCTCGACGGCCGTCTACCGTCAGCTCTACGACGGCGACCCCGAGGACAAGGACCCGGCCCACAAGCCGAAGGACGGCGACTTCACCGGCCCGGTGCAGGTCGAGGAAAGCTCCTGGGTCATCCTCCAGCGCGTCAGCGTCATCGACGCCCAGCCGCAGGTCAGGACCAACCCGGCCATCCGCGCCCAGCTCAAAGACGTCGTCTTCGAGGCGAAGCTCAAGGACGCCATGTCCAACGTCTTCATGGAGGTGATGGACGCCGCCGCCATCGAGAACCAGCTCACCGGCTCGACCAAGCTCGCCCACGAAGGCAAGCACGCCGAGTCGCGAGTCGACGGCGACGTCAAGCTGATGTCCAACCCCCCAGCGGCGGCCAACTCCGCCCCCAAGGGGACCGCACCGGGCACCCCCGGTCGTGCCACCGGCAAGATGGCCTCGCCCGTCGGCCTCTCGGAAGCGGACCAGAAGCGGTTCGCCGTCCCGAACAAGCCCAAGGCCACCGGCACCATCCCGGTTCCCGTCCCGGCCGCAGCTTCGGCCCCGGCCAAGCCCTGA
- a CDS encoding MBL fold metallo-hydrolase translates to MPVEFCVLGSGSRGNSSLIRTDGAGLLIDVGLGPRALAARMASVGAAWGSVAAVVLTHTHGDHVNNATLRWMARLGICLYVHEGHGPQLAWSSGFKALLAAEKVRWYGDEPFLVPSGARVDPVTLRHDAGPTYGFRVEVHGGRRGRPAAIGFLSDTGSWSDPMADAMADVDLLALEFNHDVKLQRTSGRSPSLIARVLGEHGHLSNEQGAALLASVLGRSGRASVRDVVLLHLSEQCNEPALALRAARKAARASGRRVNLYAAAQWTASDRIEVKPARPTPRASVARPASDMPAWFADWR, encoded by the coding sequence ATGCCCGTCGAATTTTGCGTCCTGGGCAGTGGATCTCGGGGCAACTCGTCGCTCATCCGGACGGATGGCGCGGGGCTCCTGATCGACGTCGGCCTGGGGCCTCGGGCGCTGGCCGCGCGGATGGCCAGCGTCGGCGCGGCCTGGGGATCGGTGGCGGCGGTCGTGCTGACGCACACGCACGGCGACCACGTCAATAACGCGACCCTGCGGTGGATGGCCCGGCTGGGCATCTGCCTCTACGTGCACGAGGGGCACGGGCCGCAACTGGCCTGGTCGAGCGGGTTCAAGGCACTTCTGGCGGCCGAAAAGGTGCGATGGTATGGCGATGAGCCGTTCCTGGTCCCCTCAGGCGCAAGGGTCGACCCTGTCACACTGCGACATGACGCGGGGCCGACCTATGGCTTCCGGGTCGAAGTGCACGGCGGGCGGCGAGGGCGGCCGGCGGCGATCGGGTTCCTGAGCGACACCGGGAGCTGGTCGGACCCGATGGCCGACGCGATGGCGGACGTCGACCTGCTGGCTCTGGAGTTCAACCACGACGTCAAGCTCCAGCGCACCTCGGGGCGATCGCCCTCGCTGATCGCGCGGGTGCTGGGCGAGCACGGGCACCTGTCGAACGAACAGGGGGCGGCCTTGCTCGCCTCGGTGCTAGGGCGATCGGGCCGGGCCTCGGTTCGAGACGTGGTTTTGCTGCACCTGAGCGAGCAGTGCAACGAGCCCGCCCTGGCGCTTCGCGCCGCACGCAAAGCAGCCAGGGCCTCCGGGCGCAGGGTGAACTTGTACGCGGCGGCTCAGTGGACAGCCTCGGATCGGATCGAGGTGAAGCCGGCGAGGCCGACGCCGAGGGCCTCGGTGGCGAGGCCGGCGAGCGATATGCCCGCCTGGTTTGCCGACTGGCGATGA
- the ggt gene encoding gamma-glutamyltransferase, whose product MRLRVIAVLALVLVPTRAAICAEQVEDGVFRKHVVVCQQGDAADVGRDVLRRGGNAVDAAIATAFALAVTHPAAGNLGGGGFLVAYDSASKRVLTFDFREMAPAAATDRMYLDSKDRLLSHYRAGARAAAVPGTVKGLALAHSKLGKLPWADLLSGPARLASEGFVITPTLARSLNGQLFLATDRSGVPEDLGPEADRLADFPSSVAAFRKPDGTQWAGGDRLIQGDLAETLDRIARDGADGFYKGRTADLIVDYMGKNDGLITSEDLVRYEARSVEPLHRTYRGHEVYGMAPPSSGGIVTLQALAILGRYDLRADGPTSPRTLHRVAEAMRRAFFSRATEIADPAFVDVPVRKLISDRYADELAATIGERATPSASLANFPIEGVEGQHTTHLSTIDGQGNAVALTYTLEEGYGSKAVVAGAGFLLNNEMGDFNLIPGRTDVAGRIGTKPNLIQPGKRMISSMTPTLVLKDGKVRVVTGSPGGRTIPNTTLWVLLNVLEFGRSPRDSVHAPRTHHQWFPDVLRLEGNSWPEETLADLRSRGHKLQVGGIQGDAHTIIVDPATGLIHGIPDPRRQISKASGD is encoded by the coding sequence ATGCGGCTCAGAGTGATTGCTGTCCTGGCCTTGGTGCTGGTCCCCACCCGGGCCGCGATCTGTGCCGAGCAAGTCGAGGACGGGGTCTTCCGCAAGCATGTGGTCGTGTGCCAGCAGGGCGACGCGGCCGATGTGGGGCGGGACGTCCTGCGCCGGGGAGGCAACGCCGTCGACGCGGCCATCGCCACCGCGTTCGCCCTGGCGGTCACGCACCCGGCCGCGGGGAATCTCGGGGGGGGCGGGTTCCTGGTCGCCTACGACTCGGCCTCGAAGCGGGTCCTGACGTTCGACTTCCGCGAGATGGCCCCGGCCGCGGCCACCGACCGCATGTACCTGGACTCGAAAGACAGGCTCCTCTCGCACTATCGAGCGGGCGCCCGCGCCGCGGCGGTCCCGGGCACCGTGAAGGGGCTTGCCCTGGCGCACTCGAAGCTCGGGAAGCTTCCCTGGGCGGACCTCCTGAGCGGGCCGGCGAGGCTGGCGAGTGAAGGGTTTGTCATCACCCCTACGCTGGCTCGGTCGCTCAACGGCCAGCTGTTTCTGGCCACCGATCGATCGGGTGTGCCCGAGGACCTGGGACCGGAGGCCGATCGCCTGGCCGACTTCCCCTCGTCGGTGGCCGCGTTCCGCAAGCCCGACGGCACGCAGTGGGCGGGCGGAGATAGGCTGATCCAGGGCGACCTGGCCGAGACCCTCGACCGGATTGCCCGTGACGGGGCCGACGGCTTCTACAAGGGGCGGACCGCTGACCTGATCGTCGACTACATGGGCAAGAATGATGGCTTGATCACGTCGGAAGACCTGGTTCGTTACGAGGCCAGGTCCGTCGAGCCGCTGCACAGGACGTATCGTGGGCATGAAGTCTACGGCATGGCCCCGCCATCTTCGGGCGGGATCGTCACGCTGCAAGCCCTGGCGATCCTGGGGCGGTACGACCTGAGGGCCGACGGCCCGACGTCGCCCAGGACGCTGCACAGGGTTGCCGAGGCGATGCGAAGGGCCTTTTTCAGCAGGGCGACGGAGATTGCCGACCCTGCGTTTGTCGACGTCCCGGTCCGGAAGCTGATCTCCGATCGGTATGCCGACGAGCTCGCCGCCACGATCGGCGAGCGGGCCACTCCGAGCGCCTCGCTGGCCAATTTCCCGATCGAGGGGGTCGAGGGGCAGCACACGACCCACCTCTCTACGATCGACGGGCAGGGCAATGCCGTTGCGTTGACTTATACGTTGGAGGAGGGATACGGGTCGAAGGCGGTCGTCGCCGGCGCGGGGTTCCTGCTGAACAACGAGATGGGCGACTTCAACCTGATCCCGGGCCGCACCGACGTCGCGGGGCGGATCGGCACCAAGCCCAACCTGATCCAGCCGGGCAAGCGGATGATCAGCTCGATGACGCCGACCCTGGTGCTGAAAGACGGCAAGGTGCGGGTGGTGACCGGCTCTCCGGGGGGCAGGACGATCCCGAATACGACGCTCTGGGTACTGCTGAATGTCCTCGAATTCGGACGTTCGCCGAGGGACTCGGTGCATGCCCCTCGGACGCATCATCAGTGGTTTCCCGACGTCCTCAGGCTGGAGGGGAACTCCTGGCCCGAAGAGACTCTCGCCGATCTTCGATCCAGGGGCCACAAGCTCCAGGTTGGCGGGATCCAGGGGGATGCCCACACGATCATCGTCGACCCGGCGACCGGCCTGATCCACGGAATACCCGACCCGAGGCGGCAGATCTCGAAGGCGTCGGGGGATTGA
- a CDS encoding PIN domain-containing protein, translated as MLINIVRASFVLVVAGLATRLAGFPTGLSVSSLTVFFSLLLGAVALIVVDILTPRKKIQTISAVYFGLIVGLILSDLTASALEPTLNLFFHGEEVRKVIGGLLAIVICYLCVSTILQTKDDFRFIIPYMEFSKEVKGSRPLILDTSVVIDGRIADVAEAKIIDQPMLVPRFVLQELQGIADSSDKLRRNRGRRGLDILNRLQKMPGIEVKIHDAEIPELAGIREVDQRLVVLAKHLNGKVVTNDYNLNKIARLQGVEVINLNDLANAMKPIVLPGEYLTVKLIKRGEEPGQGVGYLDDGTMVVTEQGINHLGEMVRLTVTSVLQTSAGRMIFGRVEGPGPRGSGNHAVQNDATTAREVTETGEGPRRPTPA; from the coding sequence ATGCTTATTAATATCGTCCGGGCCTCGTTCGTGCTGGTCGTCGCGGGGCTCGCAACCCGACTGGCCGGCTTCCCGACCGGCCTCAGCGTCTCCAGCCTGACGGTCTTCTTCTCGTTGCTGCTCGGTGCCGTCGCCCTGATCGTGGTCGACATCCTCACCCCGCGCAAGAAGATCCAGACCATCTCCGCGGTCTACTTCGGCCTGATCGTCGGCCTGATCCTCAGCGACCTGACCGCGAGCGCCCTGGAGCCGACGCTCAACCTCTTTTTCCACGGCGAAGAGGTCCGCAAGGTCATCGGCGGGCTGCTGGCCATCGTGATCTGCTACCTCTGCGTCAGCACGATCCTCCAGACCAAGGACGACTTCCGGTTCATCATCCCGTACATGGAGTTCTCCAAGGAGGTCAAGGGCTCGCGCCCGTTGATCCTCGACACGTCCGTGGTCATCGACGGCCGGATCGCCGACGTCGCCGAGGCCAAGATCATCGACCAGCCGATGCTCGTCCCCAGGTTCGTGCTCCAGGAGCTTCAGGGGATCGCCGACAGCTCCGACAAGCTCCGGCGAAACCGAGGGAGGCGGGGCCTGGATATCCTCAACCGGCTCCAGAAGATGCCCGGCATCGAGGTGAAGATCCACGACGCCGAGATCCCCGAGCTTGCCGGCATCCGCGAAGTCGACCAGCGGCTCGTCGTGCTGGCCAAGCACCTCAATGGCAAGGTTGTCACCAACGACTACAACCTGAACAAGATCGCGCGGCTGCAAGGCGTCGAGGTCATCAACCTGAATGACCTGGCCAACGCGATGAAGCCGATCGTGCTGCCGGGCGAATACCTCACCGTCAAGCTGATCAAACGCGGCGAGGAGCCGGGGCAGGGGGTCGGCTATCTGGACGACGGCACGATGGTCGTCACCGAGCAGGGGATCAATCACCTGGGCGAGATGGTCCGCCTGACGGTGACGAGCGTGCTCCAGACCAGCGCCGGCCGGATGATCTTCGGCCGAGTGGAAGGCCCCGGACCTCGCGGGTCGGGCAATCACGCCGTCCAGAATGACGCGACGACCGCCCGCGAAGTGACCGAGACCGGGGAAGGCCCGCGTCGGCCGACCCCGGCCTGA
- a CDS encoding IS630 family transposase, which produces MEVSPRRPRHGRPRPSPPDDVRGAAGHRRVAPLAHRPGPPGRASPHRPGGRLRPIGPHHRCGPRLLAADRLCLDPSLQRAGHGRPPGAAPRRPTADLYRRPAGRGPGRRADRPPGPGPALRLLDARPPGGLPQRAEGHRHQAESDRRDPRGGGPPLAQAGDVVRRAGGPRIRRKKGAIERLYREPPADSAVVCLDEMGPESAKSFPGQNPLRTKPETTAEGSRQPAGRARQEADYGRRGKGYVFGAFRPATGEAFTRPYDSRSTRNWVEFLGQVEAWVPADAERVYAILDNLSAHRATDVLLFSLAHPRWEFVFQPVSAAYLNLIEPWWKVLRSLALKGRRFETWEEICQAVERATAYWNAHRHPFVWGRRRRHQPRRTPGIAAVPGVRTLAG; this is translated from the coding sequence ATGGAGGTATCTCCCAGGAGACCTCGCCATGGCCGCCCGCGTCCTTCTCCGCCCGATGACGTCCGAGGAGCAGCAGGCCATCGCCGAGTTGCTCCACTCGCGCACCGCCCCGGTCCGCCTGGTCGAGCGAGCCCGCATCGTCCAGGAGGCCGCCTACGGCCGATCGGCCCCCACCATCGCTGCGGCCCTCGGCTGCTCGCGGCCGACCGTCTATGCTTGGATCCGTCGCTTCAGCGAGCTGGGCATGGCCGGCCTCCAGGAGCGGCCCCGCGCCGGCCGACCGCCGACCTATACCGTCGACCAGCGGGCCGAGGTCCTGGCCGTCGCGCTGACCGCCCCCCAGGACCTGGGCCTGCCCTTCGGCTGCTGGACGCTCGACCGCCTGGAGGCCTACCTCAACGAGCAGAAGGACATCGCCATCAAGCGGAGTCGGATCGACGAGATCCTCGCGGAGGAGGGCCTCCGCTGGCGCAAGCAGGAGACGTGGTTCGGCGAGCGGGTGGACCCCGAATTCGCCGAAAAAAGGGGGCCATCGAGCGACTCTACCGCGAGCCTCCGGCGGATTCGGCGGTCGTCTGCCTCGACGAAATGGGGCCGGAGAGCGCCAAAAGCTTCCCGGGACAGAACCCCCTGCGAACCAAGCCCGAGACGACGGCCGAGGGCAGCCGCCAGCCCGCCGGCCGCGCTCGGCAGGAGGCCGACTACGGCCGCCGCGGCAAGGGTTACGTCTTCGGCGCCTTCCGACCCGCCACTGGCGAAGCCTTCACCCGCCCCTACGACAGCCGCTCGACCCGCAACTGGGTCGAGTTCCTCGGCCAGGTCGAGGCGTGGGTCCCGGCGGACGCCGAACGGGTCTACGCCATCCTCGACAACCTGAGCGCCCACCGCGCCACCGACGTGCTGCTGTTCAGCCTGGCCCATCCCCGCTGGGAGTTCGTCTTCCAGCCAGTCTCCGCGGCGTACCTGAACCTGATCGAGCCGTGGTGGAAGGTGCTGAGAAGCCTGGCGTTGAAGGGCCGCCGGTTCGAGACTTGGGAGGAGATCTGCCAGGCGGTCGAACGAGCGACAGCGTACTGGAACGCGCATCGTCACCCCTTCGTCTGGGGCCGTCGTCGTCGCCATCAACCACGCCGAACGCCGGGAATCGCCGCCGTACCGGGTGTCAGGACACTTGCCGGATGA
- a CDS encoding cupin domain-containing protein, producing the protein MSDENYFIERGSGSRHPLFPGVVALTTTGQGMTLSVVNFEAGSVVPEHAHPHEQMGVMLSGSLTFHVGGKTRVLGPGDQWRIPGGVAHRVEATHGPAVALDAFHPVRDDYR; encoded by the coding sequence ATGAGCGACGAAAACTACTTCATCGAGCGGGGAAGCGGATCACGCCACCCCCTCTTCCCCGGCGTGGTGGCCCTCACCACGACGGGCCAGGGGATGACCCTCTCGGTCGTCAATTTCGAGGCCGGCTCCGTCGTCCCCGAGCACGCCCACCCGCACGAGCAGATGGGCGTCATGTTGAGCGGGAGCCTGACCTTCCACGTCGGCGGCAAGACCAGGGTCCTCGGCCCCGGGGACCAGTGGCGGATCCCCGGCGGAGTCGCCCACCGGGTCGAGGCCACCCACGGCCCGGCCGTCGCCCTCGACGCCTTTCACCCCGTCCGCGACGACTATCGCTGA
- a CDS encoding metallophosphoesterase, whose translation MPSFFISDVHLRLDRPERGRRLARFLEGVAPGDDLTIVGDLCDFWFAARQRLGDITKCEGLLALIRRRDAGGRTTVLLGNHDTWLGSFYRETFDAEVVDEPLDVVSHGLRIRMVHGHLLGARSAWKGAMESRAFLHGFGLLPSLVADRLALKLKRSNARLLEKTDARHRVIYRQYADSVAGEIDLLVVGHIHVQWDDPGPSPRLVVLGGWHSATNYLRVNGSGAHLVNIPSHEGQRGAGMDSA comes from the coding sequence ATGCCCAGCTTCTTCATCAGCGATGTCCATTTGAGACTCGACCGGCCCGAGCGGGGTCGGCGGCTCGCGCGCTTCCTGGAAGGCGTCGCTCCCGGCGATGATCTGACGATCGTCGGCGACCTCTGCGACTTCTGGTTCGCGGCACGGCAGCGCCTCGGGGACATCACGAAATGTGAGGGCCTGCTCGCCCTGATCCGGCGGCGGGATGCCGGCGGCCGGACGACCGTGCTGCTCGGAAACCACGACACCTGGCTGGGCTCGTTCTACAGGGAGACGTTCGACGCCGAGGTCGTGGACGAGCCGCTGGACGTCGTCTCGCACGGCCTCAGGATCCGGATGGTTCACGGCCACTTGCTGGGGGCGAGGTCTGCCTGGAAGGGGGCGATGGAGAGTCGCGCCTTCTTGCACGGATTCGGGCTGCTCCCGTCCCTGGTTGCCGACCGCCTGGCGTTGAAGCTCAAACGCTCGAACGCCCGCCTCCTGGAGAAGACCGACGCCCGGCATCGGGTCATCTATCGGCAGTATGCGGATTCGGTGGCGGGCGAGATCGACTTGCTCGTGGTGGGTCACATTCACGTCCAGTGGGACGACCCGGGCCCGTCTCCCCGGCTGGTGGTGCTGGGCGGCTGGCATTCGGCGACGAACTATCTTCGAGTGAACGGGTCGGGGGCGCATCTCGTGAACATCCCGTCCCATGAGGGTCAACGGGGCGCCGGGATGGACTCGGCTTGA
- a CDS encoding c-type cytochrome domain-containing protein, with product MTRTPRKSLVLIVVALLAACEARSSCALAQVPDLGGEMSDDSGMPAKRGGARKKGRVRRVPLKAGAEPKAQPKEVEKEMEKAAEPAETKAEAAPADAALVFSRDIAPVLVANCARCHNDKQKRGGFDQTSFAGLMKGGKTGPAIVAGKPEESRLLQMISGEETPKMPPGQTNLAPETIERIAKWVKAGAILDAGKNPTAPLASYAAKPEDIRKSQLSKLSPSERDTRLAELANERWKKASPSGPKPEMVSVDRLHFLLFGEVPKDRAIASLKVIEGQYIKLRNLLSTRGKPTPNFDEKVSIYAFKDRATYVEFVRSVENREVEQGTQAHAKLAVDGPYIACIAPQAGGAEAPATQAKKPGRSRRDEGGGAERTLNGLVAEELAIAAINQAGKPPRWVSLGLAAQLASQLEPRATYYRAIRGVAFEQVRLGWIAKSTEALGDDADSDKARAVGFAIFEFLGNNFSQAYPAFILGMLEGGNKFDEVVAACLDANRQQFLTTAGEWVGQAYAQN from the coding sequence ATGACCCGAACGCCCCGGAAATCCCTGGTCCTCATTGTGGTCGCCCTGCTCGCGGCCTGTGAGGCCAGGTCCTCCTGCGCTCTTGCCCAGGTGCCCGACCTGGGAGGCGAGATGTCGGACGATTCCGGCATGCCGGCCAAGCGAGGAGGTGCCCGCAAGAAGGGACGGGTGAGGAGGGTGCCGCTCAAGGCCGGGGCCGAACCTAAGGCCCAGCCCAAAGAAGTCGAAAAGGAGATGGAGAAGGCCGCCGAGCCGGCTGAGACCAAGGCCGAGGCCGCTCCCGCCGATGCGGCCCTCGTCTTCTCGCGTGACATCGCGCCCGTGCTGGTCGCCAATTGCGCCCGCTGCCACAACGACAAGCAGAAGCGCGGTGGGTTCGACCAGACGTCGTTCGCGGGCCTGATGAAGGGGGGCAAGACCGGCCCCGCCATCGTTGCAGGCAAGCCCGAGGAGAGTCGGCTGTTGCAGATGATCTCCGGAGAGGAGACCCCCAAGATGCCGCCGGGCCAGACGAACCTGGCGCCCGAGACCATCGAGCGGATCGCCAAATGGGTGAAGGCCGGGGCGATCCTCGACGCCGGCAAGAACCCGACCGCCCCGCTGGCCTCCTACGCCGCCAAGCCCGAGGACATCCGCAAGTCGCAGCTCTCCAAGCTCAGTCCCTCGGAGCGTGACACAAGGCTCGCCGAGCTGGCCAACGAGCGCTGGAAGAAGGCGAGCCCGTCGGGCCCCAAGCCCGAGATGGTGTCGGTCGACCGCCTCCACTTCCTCCTCTTCGGCGAGGTCCCCAAGGATCGCGCCATCGCGTCGCTCAAGGTTATCGAAGGGCAATACATCAAGCTCCGGAACCTCCTCTCGACCCGCGGCAAGCCCACGCCAAACTTCGACGAGAAGGTCAGTATCTACGCCTTCAAAGACCGGGCCACCTATGTCGAGTTCGTCCGCAGCGTCGAGAACCGCGAGGTCGAGCAGGGAACTCAGGCCCACGCCAAGCTCGCCGTAGACGGCCCCTATATCGCCTGCATCGCCCCCCAGGCGGGCGGGGCCGAGGCCCCGGCGACGCAGGCCAAGAAGCCCGGCCGGTCCAGGCGCGACGAGGGGGGCGGAGCCGAACGGACCCTCAATGGGCTGGTAGCTGAAGAGCTTGCCATCGCCGCGATCAACCAGGCCGGCAAGCCACCCCGCTGGGTGAGCCTCGGCCTGGCCGCCCAGCTCGCCTCGCAGCTCGAGCCCCGCGCCACCTATTACAGGGCGATCCGCGGGGTCGCCTTCGAACAGGTCCGGCTCGGCTGGATCGCCAAGTCCACCGAGGCCCTGGGTGACGACGCCGACTCCGACAAGGCTCGCGCCGTCGGCTTCGCCATCTTCGAGTTCCTGGGCAACAACTTCAGCCAGGCTTACCCCGCGTTCATCCTGGGGATGCTCGAAGGGGGGAACAAGTTCGACGAAGTCGTCGCCGCCTGCCTCGACGCCAATCGTCAGCAGTTCCTCACGACCGCCGGCGAATGGGTTGGCCAGGCCTATGCCCAAAACTGA
- a CDS encoding PHP-associated domain-containing protein translates to MAKFDHHLHTSRHSPDSIIDPNVLAVRGRAAGLDGLVITEHDHQWSAEELEEINAGLVDFVILSGVEVSAFEGHFLVYGLPDLTDVRPGMRVRELLKVVRRRGAAIVAAHPYRWDQDFDSIVAENGASFDGIEMVSNNVTPQTRAKAERLLSRLPMGRTGSSDAHQAEVVGCYHTEFPGTIRTMADFVTAVRSGKGIPRHAGGDLMAAGPLD, encoded by the coding sequence ATGGCCAAGTTCGACCATCATCTGCATACGTCGCGCCACTCTCCGGATAGCATCATCGATCCGAACGTCCTGGCGGTGCGGGGCCGGGCTGCGGGTCTCGACGGCCTGGTGATCACCGAGCACGACCACCAGTGGAGCGCAGAGGAGCTTGAGGAGATCAACGCCGGCCTGGTTGACTTCGTGATCCTCTCCGGGGTCGAAGTCTCGGCCTTCGAGGGCCACTTCCTTGTTTATGGGCTTCCTGACCTGACCGACGTACGCCCAGGGATGCGGGTCCGAGAGCTGCTGAAGGTGGTGCGCCGGCGCGGGGCGGCCATCGTGGCAGCCCACCCCTATCGGTGGGACCAGGATTTCGACTCGATCGTCGCGGAGAATGGCGCCAGCTTCGATGGCATCGAGATGGTCAGCAACAACGTGACCCCGCAGACCCGAGCGAAGGCCGAGCGGCTGCTCTCAAGGCTCCCGATGGGCCGGACGGGCTCGAGCGATGCACACCAGGCCGAAGTGGTGGGCTGCTATCACACCGAGTTCCCCGGGACAATCCGGACGATGGCCGACTTCGTGACCGCGGTTCGCTCCGGCAAGGGGATTCCGAGGCATGCCGGCGGTGACCTGATGGCGGCCGGGCCGCTGGATTGA
- a CDS encoding aminotransferase class I/II-fold pyridoxal phosphate-dependent enzyme — protein sequence MLDHTTHPDHVPDYDIDVAPRVRALPPYLFGKINELKSSKRRAGVDVIDLGMGNPTDPPESWVIDKLCEAARDTRNHRYSVASGVLNLRREVAARYDRRFGVSIDPDQEVVTTIGSKEGFSHMCLALLGPGDTALVPAPSFPVHVHAIALASANAIALDARDPAAFLSSVDKVCESLSPKPKIVVINYPHNPTGAVVETDFFKDLVALARKHRFHVISDFAYGDIGFDGYQPPSFLSVPGAKEVGCEFTTMSKGYNMAGWRVGFAVGNPAMLRALKAIKGYYDYGLFQAVQIAAIVALRHGEEARLAQVAEYQMRRDVLVDGVRRMGWEVETPRAGMFAWAKIPEPWAQMGSIDFAMKLLDEAEVAVSPGRGFGEVGEGYLRLALVENEQRLRQAVRQISRCLKGDRTPV from the coding sequence ATGCTCGACCATACGACCCATCCCGACCACGTGCCCGACTATGACATCGACGTGGCGCCCAGGGTCCGGGCCCTGCCCCCCTACCTGTTCGGCAAGATCAACGAGCTCAAATCGAGCAAGCGGCGAGCCGGTGTCGACGTCATCGACCTGGGCATGGGCAACCCGACCGACCCGCCCGAGTCGTGGGTCATCGACAAGCTCTGCGAGGCCGCCAGGGACACCCGCAACCACCGCTACAGCGTGGCCTCAGGCGTGTTGAACCTCCGCCGCGAGGTGGCCGCCCGCTACGACCGCCGCTTCGGAGTCTCGATCGACCCCGACCAGGAGGTCGTGACCACGATCGGCTCGAAGGAAGGCTTCAGCCACATGTGCCTGGCCCTGCTGGGGCCGGGAGACACCGCGCTGGTGCCCGCGCCCAGCTTCCCGGTGCACGTCCATGCCATTGCCCTGGCCTCGGCCAACGCCATCGCGCTGGACGCCCGAGACCCGGCCGCCTTCCTTTCTAGCGTCGACAAGGTCTGCGAGAGCCTGTCACCCAAGCCCAAGATCGTCGTCATCAACTACCCCCACAACCCGACCGGGGCCGTCGTCGAGACCGACTTCTTCAAGGACCTGGTGGCGCTCGCCCGCAAGCATCGGTTCCACGTCATCAGCGACTTCGCCTATGGCGACATCGGCTTCGACGGCTACCAGCCCCCCAGCTTCCTCTCGGTCCCCGGGGCCAAGGAAGTTGGCTGCGAGTTCACGACGATGTCCAAGGGCTACAACATGGCCGGCTGGCGCGTCGGCTTCGCCGTGGGCAACCCGGCCATGCTCCGGGCCCTGAAGGCGATCAAGGGCTACTACGACTACGGGCTGTTCCAGGCCGTGCAGATCGCCGCGATCGTGGCGCTGCGGCATGGCGAGGAAGCCAGGCTCGCCCAGGTGGCCGAGTACCAGATGCGCCGCGATGTGCTGGTCGACGGCGTCCGGCGAATGGGCTGGGAGGTCGAGACGCCTCGCGCCGGCATGTTCGCCTGGGCGAAGATTCCCGAGCCCTGGGCCCAGATGGGCTCGATCGACTTCGCCATGAAGCTTCTGGACGAGGCCGAGGTCGCCGTCAGCCCCGGCCGTGGCTTCGGCGAAGTGGGCGAAGGCTACCTTCGGCTCGCCCTGGTCGAGAACGAGCAGCGACTCAGGCAGGCCGTCCGCCAGATAAGCCGCTGCCTGAAGGGCGACCGCACGCCCGTCTGA